The Paenibacillus sp. FSL W8-0426 region GTTTTTTTATAGCCTATCTTTTCATACAAATAACAGTTTCCTTTCTCTTGTAAGATGGTACCCAATTTCCATGACTTTGCATCATCATAGATCTGCTCAACTATTGTAAAGACTTTTTGAGCAATTCCTTTTCCTTGATGTTCCGGCAGTATAAAAATTGGGCTAACACTATAGATTTGATTTTCTTTTTTCACAACTCTAATTCCACCAACAGCAACCTCAAGATGATGAATGATGAAATAATCTGTAAAAGATTGATTGATTTGAGTAATCATTCTTTCTACGGTTTCATTGGCGGGGCTTGTTTCAAAATCCTGATATTTTTCCAACAAGGGCATAAATGCTTTGACTTTCATTTCATGAATGGTCACTGCATCTTTTACATCTGCTTTGCATAATGAAACCTCCATTAAATATATACCTCCTATTGAGATGCTTGCTAAAAATACAATTTATAGTACATGCTCTGTGAACTTAGTACAAGAAAGATGTTCGTCTAAATATCAATATTAAGGATTAACATAGTCATTAAAAACAAAAAAAGCAACCTGCAAACGGCTGCTTTGGTTCGTCACTTCAGATCCTGCAAAAGATTTTTCATTTTCTTGTAATGTCCGCTGACGCGATCGACCATGTAGTTATACAATAGTTGGTTCTCGGCAAGATCTGCCATTTCGATATCGATATCGACGTTGTTGCGATTGTTGTTCATCGTTGTATCGGTATGTTCAACGATCCGGTAAGGGACTACCGACGAATGGGGAGCCTTGGCGGGCAGATGTTTCGGATGAGTCTGTTTCAAATCCAGCTCCGGGGTGTTGCCGTTTTCGATCATCCGGCGAAGCTCATCCTCGAACGCAACCGACTTCTTTTTGTAGTTGGGTGTGTCCGCATTGGCAATGTTATTGGTAATTACACCGTGTTTCGTATTCAGTATTTGTAAAAGCGATTCATTACGTCTTGAAGTGTTGGTTTCTATCACGTCTTAGCCTCCTTCACGGCGAATGCTTTCCATCCTCTCCATGATAGAAAGCAGCATGCAGACTGTCAACATAGCAGTTGTTACATATAGTTACATGTACATATCATTTATAACACTGATTTTTTACAAAATGGACATCCATTCTTTATTGGGCAATGAATGTTGAAAGTTCTTGAAATCTCCGCGGTTATACACGAGAATTACATTAAGTTCATGACGAGACGAGGCTGCAATGAGGCCATCGATGAAAGGGAGTGCGAATGTGGGAAATGCTTTGACGGTCAATCAGTTTTATTTGGGAGCTTGTTATTATCCCGAACATTGGGATGAATCGCTATGGGCGGATGATCTGCGAAGAATGAAGGAACTGGGATTCAACATTATCCGAATCGGAGAGTTTGCCTGGAGCATTTTTGAGCCGGAAGAAGGGAGATTCGAATTCGGGCTGTTTGATCGCTTTTTGGAGCAAGCGGTTACATTCGGGATCAGCGTGATCATGGGTACGCCTACGGCTACGCCGCCGGCCTGGCTTACGTATAAATATCCGGAAGTACTGAACGTATCTATGGAAGGGATTACATATCATCATGGGCAGCGGAGGCACTACAATTACAGCAGTCCCGTGTATTTAGAGCTCTGCGCCCGTATTACGAGGGAAATGGCGCAACATTACAGAGATCACCCTGCCATTATAGGTTGGCAGATTGATAACGAGTTGAACTGCGAAATGAACGTGTTCTATGCCGAAGCGGATCATGTGCAATTCCGTCGTTGGCTGCAAACGAAGTACGGCACGCTGGAACGGCTTAATCAAGCATGGGGCACCGTTTTCTGGAATCAAACCTATGATCGCTGGGATCAGGTTCATCTGCCCCGTCCAACCGTCTCTGGGTCACCGAATCCACATCAGGCGCTGGACGAGAAACGTTTTATCTCGGATAACGCCATTTCGTTTGCCAAAGCGCAAGCCGACATCCTCAGAGCTGAAGCGCCAAACCAGTGGATCACGACCAACGGTCTGTTTGGGCACCTGGACAGCCACCGGTTGTCGGATGAAAACCTGGATTTCATATCCTATGATTCCTATCCGCAGTTCAGCAGCATCTATCCTGACACCGGCGAACAGCCGCTCCTTGATCGAAAATGGAGTCTTTCCCTGAGCAATGTAAGGGACATATCCCCGAATTTCGCGATCATGGAACAACAAGCCGGTCCGGGCGGATGGGTAAACCGGATGGAGATGCCGGCGCCGCAACCGGGACAAATGCGTTTGTGGACATACCAGAGCATCGCTCACGGAGCGGACATGGTTCTGTATTTCCGCTGGCGAACAGCCATCTTTGGCACGGAAATTTACTGGCATGGCATCAATGACTACCACAACCAGCCCAATCGTCGCGTAGCCGAAGCAGGCCGCGTAGGTCAGGAGCTGCAAAAGGCAGGAGAACGCATTATCGGCAAACGTTACTTGGCCCAAGCTGCCATACTTCGCGATTACGATAACGAGTGGGATGGGGAATTGGACCAATGGCACGGTTCTTTGGCCAGACCTAGCGAGCTTGGCTGGTTTAAGGCGTTACAGTACGGGCACATTCCTGTTGACGTGGTCACCATCCGACCGGGAGCCGAAGAAGAGCAGGGAAGGGAGCTCGGGAAATACGATGTATTGATTTATCCTCATGGAGCCATTTTGCGGGAAAGCACGGCTGCGATGCTGCAGCAATATGCGGAACATGGCGGGACCGTGGTCTTTGGATGTCGCACAGGTTACAAAGACGAAGCAGGCCACTGCCGGATGCAGCCATTGCCGGGACCGGCTGCGGCGCTCAGCGGCATTGTCGTCGAAGACTTTACGATGGTGAATGGCACTGCGGCCCCCGTAGCGGTGAGATTCACAGATGAGGGGACAGAGATCGATGCGCCTCGTTTTAACGATATTCTAAGCGTGCAGGCTGACACGGTTGAAGTTCTCGCCACATACGAGTCAAGTTATTACAAAGGAAAACCAGCATTGACGGTGAATCGGATTGGCAAAGGGAGCGTTTATTATTGGGGAGCGTCCTTTGATCTTCCTGTGGCGAAGGAACTTCTGAAACGTTTGCCGTTAACTTCTCCGCTGCATGATTGGTGTGAGGTGCCTGAAACGGTGGAGGTTGCCGTTCGAGCCGATGCCGCGGAAGAGCTCGTATTTTTGTTGAACTACAGCAGCGAACAGGCGAGGGTCTATTTTCATGAGCAGGCTGAGGAATTGCTGACAGGTCAAACGCTTGAGGGGAACACCACATTGGAGCCTTTTGGGGTATGGGTTTTAATAAAAAGATAAAAAACAACAATGGCGCTGACAGTGATTGTCGGCGCCATTTTCAGTTGATAAATGCAGCACATAACAAGTACATAAAATCCAAATCGGGCGGTACTTGTTTGAATGTTTGAATTTACAAAAAGATTAAAAGAAGTATACCTGCAACAAAGCAGTAATACGAGAAGTAGATCAGGTTGCCCTTGGCCATAATGCCCATGAACCACCGCATGGCGAAATAAGTCGCAACAAGCGTGGTAATGAAAGCAATCAGATACGGAAAGGCCAGCTGGGAACGATTCGGATCGTGGGCAATATCGGATGCACCCAAAATTAAGCCGCCGATGCTGATTGGAATGTAAAGCATAAATGAAAATTTCAGTGCCGTTTCCTGCTTCATTCCGACCGCGATGGAAGCGATCACCGTCGACCCCGAGCGGCTGATGCCCGGAATCAGCGCGACGGCCTGTGCCAAACCTACCAATATCGCGTCGCGAATCGAGAGATTGCCGTCTCTCTTTTGCCCGCGCAAATTGCGAATCAGCCAAAGAGCAACGCCTGTAAGCAATAAACTAATGGCAACGGTATGTACGGAGGTGAAGATTCGTTCAATGGTGTCTTTGAAAAATACCGCAGCTACGGCTGCCGGTATGGTGCCGACGATGATGTAGACGCAAAACATGAAGTCGGTCCGATACTCGGTTTTGCGCGTCTGCAAATAACGTACCGCACCGATAATAAAGTCTTTGATGTCTTTGCGGAAAATGAAAATGATTGCGATCAATGACGCTGTGTTTGTCAAAATTTCAAAGGATAATCCGTTCTGTTCCATGCCGAGCAGTCGCTGCACAATGATCAGGTGTCCGCTTGAGGAGACTGGTATGGGCTCCGTCACCCCTTGCACGATACCCAGCAGCAAATATTTCAGCCAAGTTACCAGGTCTGCCATGATTCCCTCCCAATGGTGTATTCAATTTATGAATCTATCGATGCCACTCCAGTACATGGAAGCTGACGACAAGACTCACAATACATAATGATACAATAGGGGACGCATGTTCTACAAATTCCTTTTCATAGATAGAGTAAGCGTGGGTGCAATATAATTCTTTGCCATTTGATATAATGGTTGCAAAGTAGAGACGAGGAGGGGGATCGGATTGTCTGGCGTTATTTCAAAAGCAGTGCAAATATTGGATCTGCTGCTGCCCCAGGGCACGGAAAAGGACATGAGCGTTACGGAAATCAGCAAGGCGCTGAACATGCCGGTGCAGAGCGTGCATCGTTTGCTTTCCTCGCTTGCGGAGCATGGTTTTGTCACGCAAAACACAAAGACCAAACGGTACAAGCTCGGCCTGTCCCTGATGAAATACGGTTTCCTGATGTGGGATAGCCTGATGCTGCGTACGGTCGCAAGGCCGGTTATGGAGGAATTGTCGAAACGAACGAAAGAGACCGTATATTTGTCCGTTCGCGAAAATGCAGAAGGGATCTACATCGATTCGGTGGATTCGCCGCAAGTATTGAAAATTTCCGAGCCGATTGGCCTGCGCCTGCCTTTGTTCATCGGAGCCTCCAATCGGGTGATTCTTGCTTTCCTGAATTCGGGGTTGCAAAAAACATTGTTAGACTCGTTCGACTGGAATGACATTCCTTCGCTTAAGCCGCTTTCCCGCGAATATATCGAGCAGGAACTTGCGAAGATCAAACAGAACGGTTACGCCATCACGTCCAGCGAGGCAACGGAAGGCACCACCGGCATCGGTGCGCCGATCTTCTCTTACGAGAATACGGTCATCGGTTCGTTGAACGTAGCAGGTCCTTCCATTCGGTTTGATGAAGAAAACGTTGAAAAATACGCCAATTTGGCCATTAAATATGCCAATCTCATATCCAATGAACTGGGATATCGCGGCAAAAGCCGACATGGATGAGGTTCTTCGCAAAGGTTCGACCATCATATTCCAATGGAATATAACCATCAATACATGAGGCCTTCTGTCAATCAATGACGGAGGGCCTTCTGCTGTAATTGCCACGTTTTCACTTCCAGTAATGTGCTCCCTGCATCATTTTCAGCAGGTTTACGATCCATTCCGGAAGAGCATAAGGGAGTGTAACATCGAATTCATCCCGGTATTCGGGAAAGGGGATAAACCTATATCAAATTATTTTGTCATTATCTCATTATTCGGGATAACTGCATTGATGATATTGAAAAATGAGATATGATTATGATTATTCTTTGAAGTCGAGGTGAGCTTATGAAAATTATTGCTTTTCGTCATTTTGCATTCGATGATCCATCCGTGATCGTGTCATGGTCCGAACATGCCGGGCACGAATTGCTTTTGCATGATCCTGCTCAAGGCATTCCGCAAGAGTGGCTCCAAACGATGGACCTTCTTGTGGTGCTGGGTGGACCGATGAGCGTTTACCAAGAGAATGAACACCCGTGGCTCATCCAGGAAAAAGCGTTTGTAAAACGTGCCATCGACATGGGAAAAAAGGTGCTGGGCATTTGCTTGGGAGCTCAAATGATTTCGGAAATTCTGGGGGGAACGGTAACCTCCAATGGGGACAAGAAGGAGATCGGCTGGCACCGGATGCAAAGAACGAAGGAACGTCATCCGTGGCTCACGCACGTACCCGAACAATTCATGTCATTTGCTTGGCATGGAGATACTTTTACGCTGCCTGAAGGGGCTCGGCATCTGATGTATTCCGAAGCTTGCGAGCGGCAAGCGTTTGCGTACGGGAATCATGTTCTTGGTTTACAGTTTCACCTGGAATCCACGCCAAGCTGTATTGAGCAAATGTTGTCCGACTGGACTCATGAACTTACGGATTTGCCATTCATTCAGCGTGAATCGGAGATTCGAGATGGCATGGTACATAGCGAGAATTCCAAGATGCTGTTATGGGGAATTTTGGACAAGATTGCATTAAACAACTCGTTGAAGACAAATTCTGGTTAAGGCTCATTCGCTTACAAGCCAAGCTTTGGCGACCTCCGGATCATCAAAATATTTAATCGGGAACGAAATGGGATGGGGAATTTTCTTCATCTCTTGGCGCAAACGCAGCTTGTCCCAGAACGTGAAGCCTACAATCGCGAGTTTTTTCGTGTAGTTTTGGAGATGACCGATATTCTCCGCAAATTTGATCAAGACAGAAGTCGTTAGCTTCGTTTCGTAAAAATCAACCCATATATTGAGCTGGCGGTTTCGGCTTGTAATAAAATCTTCTTCTGCTTTCATTAACATAAATAACGCATCCGCATTGGTGTGAAAACTTCCATATTTCAGGCAGTGCAATTCGCCTCCTTTGTAATAATAAGGAAATAACGAGCCCCCGGGCGACTTTATGCTTCTCACTATGCATTCCTCCTTAAAATCATCAGCTATATAAACCGCAAAGCATCCACACGTTAAACGGAGGGGCAGAACCAATCCGGAGAATAACAGCGACGGAGGATGGTGCTTCACTCGCAGTGCCTTGTGTGAGTAATTAGTGCGGTTTATATAGCCATTTTTTTGGTTAAGGGGCTATGTTGAACGATTACAGATGCCTTTGAATCTTGACATCACATTCGGACGTTGTCGCCGTGACGTACTCCATGTAATTTACGGAACCATTAAAATTCAAATAAGCCTCGTAACGCATACGAATGGCAGGTAAAGTGATCAGATCCAGGACATGTTCCTTGGGAACCCACCTGCAATCGCTGGTTTCATCAGAAGTGGCTAATTCCCCACCTACAGCTTTGCACACGAAATCAAACATGACCTTCGTAGGTACGTCAGTCACGCCATCATACCACTTATGTATTGCTGTATTCGACACAACACTTATCATGTGGCTAACCGTCGCATCGATGCCGCTTTCCTCTTTAATTTCACGAATGACGCCATCGATCAGGTTTTCTCCAACTTCAGTGATCCCGCCAGGATACACCCAACCATCGTCATGTGCTTTAACCAAAAGAATATTGCCGTGCCCATCTTCTACGATTCCGCCTGCCGATACAATATGTGTTGGAAACGCCATTTAACGACCTCCTCATAAATATATAGATGTATATTTATTCCATGTAAATGTGGATATTTCCTGCTTGCGTCATTTTTTATACTTGAAGATACATACGGCGATTGAATGAACCTGTCTTTGCTCTTGTTGCTTTGTTGGATTCTTCTTGACATTTTGGTCATGCTTGAATCGGAGTGTCGGTGCATATATTTAGTGCGATGGGTTCCTCAGTTCTGAAAATAGGGCGAAGGCCCTTGAGTTCACAGTACCCCTTTTGTTATCAAATGCATTGACAACATGTATATACAGGTGTAAAATCGGTCTTGCTTGTATATACAGGATTATTCAAGTAGCATCGGAGGGGGTTCACTGTGAACAAGCGGAATTTAAACGATTGGTGGAGAACATCTACCGTTTACCAAGTCTATCCAAAGAGCTTTAACGATACGTCAGGTTCGGGATTGGGGGACATCCGGGGATTAACGAATAAACTCGATTACCTCAAACAGTTGGGCATTGACATCGTATGGCTTCAGCCGGTTTATGTCAGTCCCCAAAATGATAACGGTTACGACGTAGCCGACTATTACCGCATCGCTCCTGAATTCGGCACTATGGCCGACTTTGACGAGCTGGTCCGGGAATTGAAACACCGCGACATGCATCTCATGATCGATATCGTGGTAAACCATTCCTCGACCGAGCATGAGTGGTTCAAGGCTTCGCGTTCATCCAAGGACAATCCGTACCGGGATTACTACATTTGGCGAGACCCGGCACCGGATGGCGGCGTACCAAACAACTGGCAATCCAAATTCGGTGGTCCGGCATGGCAGTATGACGAAGCGACAGGTCAATATTTCCTCACCTTGTTCGATAAAACGCAGGCCGACCTGAATTGGGAGAATGAAAAGGTTAGAGAGGAAGTCGTGAAATTGCTGACGTTCTGGGCGGAAAAAGGCGTCAGTGGATTCCGAATGGACGTGATCAACCTCATTTCCAAAAATCAGGACTTCCCGAATGATGACGGATCAGTTGCGCCGGGTGACGGACGCATCCATTATACGGACGGCCCGCGCGTTCATGAATATCTGAAGGAATTGCACGAGAAGGTTTTCGCACCATATAACCTCGTCACTGTAGGAGAGATGTCGTCAACGACGCTTGAACATTGTATCCGCTATTCCAATCCGGCGGAAAACGAGTTCTCGATGACGTTTAATTTTCACCACCTGAAAGTGGATTACCCGAACAACAATAAATGGGAGCTCATGCCCTACGATTTCGAACAGCTCAAAAGCCTGTTGTCCGAATGGCAGACCGGCATGCAGCAAGGCGGGGGATGGAATGCGCTATTCTTTAACAATCATGACCAGCCAAGAGCGATTTCCCGTTTTTTGAATGACGATGTATATTTGGCCGAGAGTGCAAAACTGCTGGCAACGACGCTTCACGGTTTGCAAGGCACGCCGTACGTTTACCAGGGCGAGGAGATTGGCATGCCCAACCCGAAATGGAACGATATGAGCGAGTTTCGGGATATCGAATCAACGAACATGTACCGGATCTTGCTGGAACGCGGCAAAACGGCGGAAGAGGCCTTTGCCATCATCAAAGAACGCTCAAGGGACAATTCCCGCACGCCGATGTTATGGGAGAACAGCCCGCACGCCGGATTTACCACGGGAACGCCGTGGATCAAGGTGGATGAACGTTATCCCGAATGGAATGTGGAGCAGCAGCTTTCCGATCCGGATTCCGTGTTCCATCATTACCGCAAATTGATTTCGTTCCGCAAAACGATTCGTGTGTTCACCGATGGCACGTACGAACGTTTGGATCAGGCTCATCCCCAAATTTACGGCTACAGTCGCAGCAACGGGGACGAAACGTTGATTGTTATCTCCAATTTCAGCGGAGAAGCGGCAGCGTTTGAATTGCCGGATGCGTCGTGGCAGCACCTGGAAGGGAAGACATTTGAGCTGTTGGTCGGAAACACGGGGGAAGAAATGGAACTCCGGAAACAGCTGGAACTTGGTCCGTACGCGTCTTACATGTGGATCGTTCGCTAACGATTGGGGAGTATGAGAAATGAGGAGGAGTGAGGTATATGTCAGTGGATCGTAAAAACGTGGAAAAGATCATTGAAGCGATTGGCGGTTCTGCGAATATTGAAGCGGCCACGCATTGCGTGACCCGCCTGCGGTTTGCGCTGCGTGACGAGAGCAAGGTCGATGAGGCGTCATTGGAGAAGAATGATTTGGTCAAGGGTCATTTCTCCACGCAAGGCCAATTTCAAGTCATTATCGGACCAGGTCTGGTCGACAAAGTATATGAAGAAATGATTCAACTCACCGGGGTTGAGCGTGTATCCAAGGACGACGTGAAAAACATCGCCGGCAAAAAACAAAATCCGATTCAGCGTGCGATCAAAACGCTGGCGGATATTTTTATCCCGATCTTGCCGGCGATCGTTACCGCCGGTCTGCTGCTCGGGATCAACAACATTTTGACAGGTCCCGGCATCTTTTTTGAAGGGCAATCCTTAATTCAGGTTTATCCGCAATGGAAGGACTTTGCATCGATCATCAATACCATTGCCAGCACGGCGTTTACGTTTTTGCCTGCATTGATCGGATGGTCAGCCGTCGTACGGTTCGGGGGCAGTCCGCTGCTCGGTATCGTACTCGGATTGATCCTTGTTCATCCCGATCTGTTAAGCGCTTACGGGTATGCCGAAGCCAAGACGAACAATGCCGTTCCGGTGTGGAACCTGTTCGGCTGGGAAGTCAACAAACTCGGATATCAGGGTCAGGTGCTTCCGGTCCTTGTATCCGCTTATATTCTCGCCAAGATTGAAACGTTCCTGAACAAAAGGGTAGCCGACTCCATCA contains the following coding sequences:
- a CDS encoding GNAT family N-acetyltransferase, which codes for MEVSLCKADVKDAVTIHEMKVKAFMPLLEKYQDFETSPANETVERMITQINQSFTDYFIIHHLEVAVGGIRVVKKENQIYSVSPIFILPEHQGKGIAQKVFTIVEQIYDDAKSWKLGTILQEKGNCYLYEKIGYKKTGSTKVINDKMTMVFYEKHL
- the flgB gene encoding flagellar basal body rod protein FlgB → MIETNTSRRNESLLQILNTKHGVITNNIANADTPNYKKKSVAFEDELRRMIENGNTPELDLKQTHPKHLPAKAPHSSVVPYRIVEHTDTTMNNNRNNVDIDIEMADLAENQLLYNYMVDRVSGHYKKMKNLLQDLK
- a CDS encoding beta-galactosidase — translated: MGNALTVNQFYLGACYYPEHWDESLWADDLRRMKELGFNIIRIGEFAWSIFEPEEGRFEFGLFDRFLEQAVTFGISVIMGTPTATPPAWLTYKYPEVLNVSMEGITYHHGQRRHYNYSSPVYLELCARITREMAQHYRDHPAIIGWQIDNELNCEMNVFYAEADHVQFRRWLQTKYGTLERLNQAWGTVFWNQTYDRWDQVHLPRPTVSGSPNPHQALDEKRFISDNAISFAKAQADILRAEAPNQWITTNGLFGHLDSHRLSDENLDFISYDSYPQFSSIYPDTGEQPLLDRKWSLSLSNVRDISPNFAIMEQQAGPGGWVNRMEMPAPQPGQMRLWTYQSIAHGADMVLYFRWRTAIFGTEIYWHGINDYHNQPNRRVAEAGRVGQELQKAGERIIGKRYLAQAAILRDYDNEWDGELDQWHGSLARPSELGWFKALQYGHIPVDVVTIRPGAEEEQGRELGKYDVLIYPHGAILRESTAAMLQQYAEHGGTVVFGCRTGYKDEAGHCRMQPLPGPAAALSGIVVEDFTMVNGTAAPVAVRFTDEGTEIDAPRFNDILSVQADTVEVLATYESSYYKGKPALTVNRIGKGSVYYWGASFDLPVAKELLKRLPLTSPLHDWCEVPETVEVAVRADAAEELVFLLNYSSEQARVYFHEQAEELLTGQTLEGNTTLEPFGVWVLIKR
- a CDS encoding undecaprenyl-diphosphate phosphatase, with the translated sequence MADLVTWLKYLLLGIVQGVTEPIPVSSSGHLIIVQRLLGMEQNGLSFEILTNTASLIAIIFIFRKDIKDFIIGAVRYLQTRKTEYRTDFMFCVYIIVGTIPAAVAAVFFKDTIERIFTSVHTVAISLLLTGVALWLIRNLRGQKRDGNLSIRDAILVGLAQAVALIPGISRSGSTVIASIAVGMKQETALKFSFMLYIPISIGGLILGASDIAHDPNRSQLAFPYLIAFITTLVATYFAMRWFMGIMAKGNLIYFSYYCFVAGILLLIFL
- a CDS encoding IclR family transcriptional regulator, which gives rise to MSGVISKAVQILDLLLPQGTEKDMSVTEISKALNMPVQSVHRLLSSLAEHGFVTQNTKTKRYKLGLSLMKYGFLMWDSLMLRTVARPVMEELSKRTKETVYLSVRENAEGIYIDSVDSPQVLKISEPIGLRLPLFIGASNRVILAFLNSGLQKTLLDSFDWNDIPSLKPLSREYIEQELAKIKQNGYAITSSEATEGTTGIGAPIFSYENTVIGSLNVAGPSIRFDEENVEKYANLAIKYANLISNELGYRGKSRHG
- a CDS encoding type 1 glutamine amidotransferase produces the protein MKIIAFRHFAFDDPSVIVSWSEHAGHELLLHDPAQGIPQEWLQTMDLLVVLGGPMSVYQENEHPWLIQEKAFVKRAIDMGKKVLGICLGAQMISEILGGTVTSNGDKKEIGWHRMQRTKERHPWLTHVPEQFMSFAWHGDTFTLPEGARHLMYSEACERQAFAYGNHVLGLQFHLESTPSCIEQMLSDWTHELTDLPFIQRESEIRDGMVHSENSKMLLWGILDKIALNNSLKTNSG
- a CDS encoding NUDIX domain-containing protein; its protein translation is MAFPTHIVSAGGIVEDGHGNILLVKAHDDGWVYPGGITEVGENLIDGVIREIKEESGIDATVSHMISVVSNTAIHKWYDGVTDVPTKVMFDFVCKAVGGELATSDETSDCRWVPKEHVLDLITLPAIRMRYEAYLNFNGSVNYMEYVTATTSECDVKIQRHL
- the treC gene encoding alpha,alpha-phosphotrehalase, with amino-acid sequence MNKRNLNDWWRTSTVYQVYPKSFNDTSGSGLGDIRGLTNKLDYLKQLGIDIVWLQPVYVSPQNDNGYDVADYYRIAPEFGTMADFDELVRELKHRDMHLMIDIVVNHSSTEHEWFKASRSSKDNPYRDYYIWRDPAPDGGVPNNWQSKFGGPAWQYDEATGQYFLTLFDKTQADLNWENEKVREEVVKLLTFWAEKGVSGFRMDVINLISKNQDFPNDDGSVAPGDGRIHYTDGPRVHEYLKELHEKVFAPYNLVTVGEMSSTTLEHCIRYSNPAENEFSMTFNFHHLKVDYPNNNKWELMPYDFEQLKSLLSEWQTGMQQGGGWNALFFNNHDQPRAISRFLNDDVYLAESAKLLATTLHGLQGTPYVYQGEEIGMPNPKWNDMSEFRDIESTNMYRILLERGKTAEEAFAIIKERSRDNSRTPMLWENSPHAGFTTGTPWIKVDERYPEWNVEQQLSDPDSVFHHYRKLISFRKTIRVFTDGTYERLDQAHPQIYGYSRSNGDETLIVISNFSGEAAAFELPDASWQHLEGKTFELLVGNTGEEMELRKQLELGPYASYMWIVR